From the Streptomyces sp. Tu 2975 genome, one window contains:
- a CDS encoding 2'-5' RNA ligase family protein yields MGTVTLGVSIAVPEPYGSLLQERRAGFGDPAAHGIPTHVTLLPPTEVDSSLLPAVEEHLASVAAAGRPFTMRLSGTGTFRPLSPVVFVQVVEGGSACTWLQKRVRDASGPLVRELQFPYHPHVTVAHGISEEAMDRAYEELSEYGAEWTCASFALYEQGADAVWRKLSTFAFGGGISGVPPQGAPIDDHVTTL; encoded by the coding sequence GTGGGGACCGTAACGCTCGGCGTTTCGATCGCGGTCCCGGAGCCCTACGGCAGCCTGCTCCAGGAGCGGCGCGCGGGCTTCGGTGATCCCGCCGCGCACGGCATTCCGACTCACGTCACCCTGCTGCCGCCCACCGAGGTCGACTCGTCGCTGCTGCCCGCGGTGGAGGAGCACCTCGCGTCCGTCGCCGCCGCCGGCCGGCCCTTCACAATGCGGCTGTCCGGCACCGGCACGTTCCGTCCGCTGTCGCCCGTGGTCTTCGTCCAGGTCGTCGAGGGCGGCTCCGCCTGCACCTGGCTGCAGAAGCGGGTGCGGGACGCGTCCGGGCCGCTGGTACGCGAACTGCAGTTCCCCTATCACCCTCACGTCACGGTGGCGCACGGCATCTCCGAGGAGGCGATGGACCGGGCGTACGAGGAGCTGTCCGAGTACGGCGCCGAGTGGACCTGCGCCTCCTTCGCGCTCTACGAGCAGGGGGCGGACGCCGTGTGGCGCAAGCTCAGCACCTTCGCCTTCGGTGGCGGCATCTCAGGGGTGCCCCCGCAGGGCGCACCGATCGACGACCACGTCACCACACTCTGA